AGGAGTAACAGCTTATTCATTAGTCTGTGTTTAAATATGCTTGTTGAAAGTTTTGTAGATCTTCCCAAGCGGGGCGTTTCCAATGCTCATTGCGCAGAAGAGCTGCCGGGTGGTAGGTTACCCAAGCTGGAATGTCCATAAATTCATTTCTGTGAGAGCGGTTCCAAGTAAGAGTTTCATGGTTTCCAAACAGAGTCTGCGCTGCCACCAAACCCATTACCAATAATAAGCGTGGGCGGATAATCTGAATTTGTTCCACCAAATATGGGAGGCAGGCCAAACGCTCTTCCTGAGTGGGATTACGATTTCCCTCTGGACGGCATTTTACGATGTTTGTTATATAAATATCATCTCTACTTAAATGTATGGCAAGTAACATTTTATCAAGCAACTTACCGGCTGCTCCCACAAAGGGGTGTCCACTCAAGTTTTCTTTTTCACCAGGCGCTTCGCCAATAAGCATTGCTTTAGCATGGGGATTGCCCTCACCATAGACCAGATTGATTCGTCCTGCAGCAAGTGGGCACTTGTGACAATTGGCATATTTTGCTTGCAGAGCGTCCAGTATTTGCTGCTTGTTTTGCTGCATTTGTTCTTGAACCGGTTCGTTGAATATCTGCCGGATTCCGCTTTGTTTTAGTAATTCAAGGTATTGGATAAGGGCACGGTGTGACATTATTCGTCGTCGTCATCATCGTCATCATCGTCGAAATCGTTATCCAAGTCATCATCGTCGTCGTTATTTGCAAAGGGATCTTTTACTACTTCAAAGCTATCATATTCACTGGGATCCTGGGCTTGGATTTCACGGGCAAATTTGGCAGAATCATCAATAGTTTCTCCGGCAAATTCTCCGCTGTCATCATCGTCTTCAAATAGTGCCCGCTCTGCCGCCATAGCCTTTTCTGCTTCTTCCAATTCGGCTATATAATCCGGCACATCGTTATCGGCAACGTGTTCCATTGATAACACTGTAATTTTATCTTTAAACTTATTCTTCACAAAGCTGGGGAACTGGTTTATTCGTTGTGCTTCCAGCTTTGAAAGAAGGCAAAAAAGGTAGTTCATGTTTACCTTTTCTAAAAAGCCGTCTATCTTCTCGTTTATCATTGTATCTCCTCTCCCAAGAAACCTTGCATGGGATTGTTGTATCTTGAAACTCTATTCTCTTCTGCTCTTATTATGCTTATCACGTCGTTAATAGCTATTTCCAGATTGTCATTTATCACTAAATAGTCATAATCATTTATACAGTGCAGTTCTTTTTTGGCAGTATCCAGTCTTCGCTGTATATCTTCCATGCTATCGGTACCGCGCTTGATAAGGCGCTCTTTTAATACATCCATAGATGGAGGAATTATAAAGATTTTTACATAGGGAATATCTGTGGCGGAAATCTGTGAAGCGCCCTGCACATCTATATCCATTATTACGTGACGTGAAAGTTCTAGCCGGGATTTTATATAACTTATGGAGGTTCCATACCAGCTTTTTCCAAAAACTTTGGCATGTTCCAAAAAATCCCCATCGGCTATACGTCGCTCAAATTCCCGCTCATTTACAAAATAGTAATGAATCCCATTTTGCTCTATACCTCGCGGAGACCTCGTAGTATAGCTTACGGAGTAATCCACACTACTCATCCGTAGCAAGATCTCATTCAAAATCGTGCTTTTACCGCCTCCGGAAGGCGCAGATAGAATTATTAGAAAGCTAGTGCTTTTTTGTATCAAGTATTAAAGTTCCAAAGGTTTATTCGGGAATTATCTTCTTGTATTCAATAGCGCTTAAGAGGTTTTCCAGTTCATCTCTGTTGCTAAGGCGTACTTTCATGATCCAGCCGTCTTCATAGCAAGATTTATTAATCAGATCGGGACTGTCTTCCAAATCCATATTTCTTTCTACAATCTTTCCGGATACAGGGGAGATGAGGTCTTCTACTGCTTTTACGGCTTCGATAGATCCGCACGGTTCACCGCCGGAAACTTTCATGCCCACATCGGGCAGCTCTACAAACACTATATCACCCAGCTCATGCTGCGCAAAGTCACTAATTCCAATAGTGGCAATTTCGCCATCAACTCTAACCCATTCATGGCTATCAGTATAGAACAGATCATCCAAAATATTCATGATATTCTCCCAGATATTTTAAGTATTTTCTCCAAGACTCTCAATAGGCACTTTGTGTCAAGTTGAAAGTGTTTGATTCTCGTTATCTTCTCTAAAAGGTATTTTTAGCTGTATTTTTCTTACAAGGCTTCAAATGTTGCCGTGAAGTGTCGCATGATTGGGGCTTCGTATTTGATTTTTAAGCCTTTATAGCTATTACGCTTAGCCCAAATTTGCTGCAAACCCCACACCACTACATCTATATGGTTATTAGTATAAACACGGCGAGGGATGGCAAGACGCAGGAGTTCCATTCTGGGTGGGCGTTCTTGGCGGCTATTGGGATCCCGATCTGCCAAAACAGTACCAATCTCAACTCCCCGCACACCCGCTTCTATATAGAGTGCAACGCCCAAAACTTGAGCCGGATATTGAGTTTGAGGAATCTGGGGAAAAAATGCCTTAGCATCTATATAGATGGCATGACCACCGGCAGGTTTGACAATTGGAATGCCTAATGCGCTTATTTTATCTCCTAAATACTTCACTTGAGAAATTCGTGCATGTAGATAGTCGTACTCCGTACTCTCTTGTAAACCGGATGCCAATGTTTCCATATCTCTGCCACTCATGCCGCCATAGGTTAGGTACCCTTCAAACATGATGTTGAAGGTGCTACATTGACGATACGTTTCCAGATTTCTTAAGGCAATAAAGCCGCCAATATTTACAATTGCATCTTTCTTTGCGCTCATGGTCATACCATCGGCGTAACTGAACATTTCTTTTACTATTTCTTTAATGCTTATATCCTGATATCCTTGCTCTCTGGTCTTGATAAAATAGGCGTTTTCTGCAAAGCGAGCTGAATCGAAAATAAGGGGAATATTGTGCTTTTTGCAAGTTGCAGATACAGCTTTAATATTTTCCATAGAAACAGGCTGTCCACCTCCGGTATTGCAGGTAACCGTATGAATTACCATTGGGATTTTAGCTGCTCCGTGTTCTTCAATGCAAGCTTCCAGTTTTTTGATATCGATATTTCCCTTAAAGGGAAGCTCTATATTAGGATCTGCTGCTTCCTCTACCGTACAATCGATTGGCACTGCGTGCCTGAATTCTATATGCCCTTTGGTAGTATCAAAATGTGCATTACCGGGTACGATGTCACCGGCTTTAATGGTTGCAGAAAACAGCACATTTTCTGCTGCTCTACCCTGGTGAGTAGGCAACACATAAGGAAATCCCAGCAAATCTTGGATGGTCTTCTTCAGGCGCAGGAAACTGCGGGACCCGGCATAACTTTCATCCCCAAGCATAAGAGCCGACCACTGCCTGTCGCTCATGGCACCAGTTCCGGAATCCGTAAGTAGATCGATATACACATCTTCTGCTGCTAAGTTAAAAAGGTTATACTCTGCGGCTCTGATTTTTTGCTCACGCTCTTCTTTGCTAAGTATCTTTAGGGGCTCTACCATCTTAATTCGCCAAGGCTCGGCATAAGGTTGTTTGCTCATTGTTTCTCCATCTATCTTTTTTATTTGTAAATTATACTAATTCTAAAGGCAATGTCCTGCGGATGGATATTGTGTCAAATCCTTTTTTGCCATATTTCGCCCTCTTCAATGGGCTATCTTTAGCTATGGTTTACGCACAAGTCATGCTATATGCAAGGGAGAATAGCAGCTTTAACCATGCGTAATGTTAGCTTAATCTACTCAGCTTGAATGCTCTGAGTAAAGCACAATTGCATGTCTGAGGTATTCAAACAAACAAAAAAACCCCAATCCGGTATGGAAAGGGGCGGTTATAAGTTTATACCTATTTCATTAAGATCATTTTTCTGCTTTGAACCAAATCTCCTGTTTTCATGCGGTAGAAATATATACCGCTGGCAAGAGATTGACCGGCATCATCCATTCCGTCAAAGATAAATCTATAATTTCCTGCAGCTTGCATGCCGGGATGATATGAGCGAACCTTCTGACCGCGGATATTGAATATATCCAGCTCCACCTTGCTACTGGCAGCCAGGCTGTAACGGATCGTGGTTTCTGGGTTGAAGGGATTGGGGAAGTTGGGATATAAAACAGATTTTTCAATACCGGGGACAAGCTGATCTATCAAAGAAGTTGCCACTCCGGTTATCACGTAGATATTGTCGATAGTCCAGCCGGGATCTGTTAACTCATCGGCAATACTGCTGTCGCGAAGGCGAAAACGCAGATAAACTTCATTGCCGGCATATTCTGAAAGATCTATATATTCGCGTTGCCAAAAGTCATGTCGTCCAGACTTGGTCCAGAGTTCCGTCCAGCTTTCGTTATCGAGTGAAATTTCAACCGTTACGGGGTCGTGATCCCATTCCGTATAGAGATGTGAATCAAAATAAAGAAGAGGGTTTCCAGCAATGGGTAAAGCTATGGGATTCACCGTTGCTATATGAACATCACAGTTTTGAGCATAATGTCCTCTGCCTCCCCAGCTATCTGTAATGGCATATCCGGAACTGCTGAGCTCATTTTGTAATACCCATTCTCCGGAGTTTGTCCACGCATCGCTGCCGTTCTCCCAAGTTTCACTAAATAAGGTTGTTGCAGGGCTAAGATTATAGCTCTGTTGAACGGTTCCCGGTTCTAAGGTAAGGGTACCTAAATAAGGATAGTATCCATCTGAGAAAATCTCGATTGGATACTCGCCTTCATAACCGTGGTAGATATAATGCCCCTCAAAAGAAAGAGT
This window of the Candidatus Cloacimonadota bacterium genome carries:
- a CDS encoding tryptophanase, yielding MSKQPYAEPWRIKMVEPLKILSKEEREQKIRAAEYNLFNLAAEDVYIDLLTDSGTGAMSDRQWSALMLGDESYAGSRSFLRLKKTIQDLLGFPYVLPTHQGRAAENVLFSATIKAGDIVPGNAHFDTTKGHIEFRHAVPIDCTVEEAADPNIELPFKGNIDIKKLEACIEEHGAAKIPMVIHTVTCNTGGGQPVSMENIKAVSATCKKHNIPLIFDSARFAENAYFIKTREQGYQDISIKEIVKEMFSYADGMTMSAKKDAIVNIGGFIALRNLETYRQCSTFNIMFEGYLTYGGMSGRDMETLASGLQESTEYDYLHARISQVKYLGDKISALGIPIVKPAGGHAIYIDAKAFFPQIPQTQYPAQVLGVALYIEAGVRGVEIGTVLADRDPNSRQERPPRMELLRLAIPRRVYTNNHIDVVVWGLQQIWAKRNSYKGLKIKYEAPIMRHFTATFEAL
- a CDS encoding uracil-DNA glycosylase, which codes for MSHRALIQYLELLKQSGIRQIFNEPVQEQMQQNKQQILDALQAKYANCHKCPLAAGRINLVYGEGNPHAKAMLIGEAPGEKENLSGHPFVGAAGKLLDKMLLAIHLSRDDIYITNIVKCRPEGNRNPTQEERLACLPYLVEQIQIIRPRLLLVMGLVAAQTLFGNHETLTWNRSHRNEFMDIPAWVTYHPAALLRNEHWKRPAWEDLQNFQQAYLNTD
- the gcvH gene encoding glycine cleavage system protein GcvH, with product MNILDDLFYTDSHEWVRVDGEIATIGISDFAQHELGDIVFVELPDVGMKVSGGEPCGSIEAVKAVEDLISPVSGKIVERNMDLEDSPDLINKSCYEDGWIMKVRLSNRDELENLLSAIEYKKIIPE
- the gmk gene encoding guanylate kinase — translated: MIQKSTSFLIILSAPSGGGKSTILNEILLRMSSVDYSVSYTTRSPRGIEQNGIHYYFVNEREFERRIADGDFLEHAKVFGKSWYGTSISYIKSRLELSRHVIMDIDVQGASQISATDIPYVKIFIIPPSMDVLKERLIKRGTDSMEDIQRRLDTAKKELHCINDYDYLVINDNLEIAINDVISIIRAEENRVSRYNNPMQGFLGEEIQ